A DNA window from Arctopsyche grandis isolate Sample6627 unplaced genomic scaffold, ASM5162203v2 HiC_scaffold_768, whole genome shotgun sequence contains the following coding sequences:
- the LOC143922181 gene encoding uncharacterized protein LOC143922181, producing MGSKSKKYLKLKNTKAAAMKKDELKKKMEAALEEYPFETEEEITKKETKKKAYVEAESSEGESTDNENAYYDDIEMDLDLFVNNKLIVENSPISLIRNKKYGLVGRNGIGKTTLLKAIRKRQFGIPKALKIHLLKQDYVSDEKIIDYVGIDGGKILQNLGFKKEQLQQTLREMSGGWRMRAQLAKAIHLNPDLLLLDEPTNFLDIHAINFLESQIENLKTVIIVSHDRNFLNNTTDTTLLLHNYKIETYNGNYSAFVKQKEEERIRAVREYDSIKAQRDHMESFINRFRANAKRSSQAQSRIKLMEKIPLPELAKEAPQMKFRIKTQAVKGVLVEIENTVFSYPIPSKDGETINKKVIFKDLSLRIDTGSRMVIVGENGMGKSTLLRLLTQNIFPDSGKVTLHPALKIGYFAQHHLDHLDHEQGALSLLMKTYDEETSRAALSNFGLQINNQKIGTLSGGQKSRLAFALLSLEKPNMLIMDEPTNHLDMETIDALADALINFEGAVICVSHDLAFIQKVFNEVYICENQELTFFRGSPLDYKESIKEH from the exons atgGGATCAAAGTCAAAGAAATACTTGAAGTTGAAAAACACCAAAGCTGCG gCCATGAAGAAAGatgaattaaaaaagaaaatggaagcAGCACTTGAAGAATATCCATTTGAAACAGAAGAAGAG ataacaaaaaaagaaacaaagaaGAAAGCATATGTTGAAGCTGAATCTAGCGAGGGTGAAAGTACAGATAATGAAAATGCTTATTATGATGATATTGaaatggatttagatttgtttgTTAATAACAAGCTTATTGTAGAAAATTCCCCTATTTCTTtgattagaaataaaaaatatggtttAGTTGGTAGAAATGGTATCGGAAAAACAACTCTTTTAAAAGCTATTAGAAAAAGGCAGTTTGGTATTCCAAAAGCATTAAAAATTCATCTTTTAAAACAAGATTATGTTAGTGATGAAAAAATTATTGATTATGTTGGAATTGATGGAggaaaaattttacaaaatttgggATTTAAAAAAGAACAATTGCAACAaactttgagagaaatgagtggAGGTTGGAGAATGAGAGCACAATTAGCTAAAGCAATTCACTTAAATCCAGATTTGTTATTATTAGATGAACCTACTAATTTTTTAGATATTCACGCTATTAATTTTTTGGAAtcacaaattgaaaatttaaaaacggtTATTATTGTTTCTCATGatagaaattttttaaataatacaacgGATACAACTTTATTActtcataattataaaattgaaacataTAATGGTAATTATTCAGCTTTTGTAAAACAAAAAGAAGAAGAGAGAATTAGAGCCGTAAGGGAATATGATAGTATTAAAGCTCAACGTGATCACATGGAATCATTTATTAATAGATTTAGAGCTAACGCTAAAAGATCATCTCAAGCACAGAGTAGAATAAAACTAATGGAGAAGATTCCACTTCCAGAATTAGCAAAAGAAGCACCACAGATGAAATTTAGAATTAAAACTCAAGCAGTTAAAGGAGTCCttgttgaaattgaaaatactgTATTTTCGTATCCGATTCCAAGTAAAGATGGGGagactataaataaaaaagttatttttaaagatttatcTCTCAGAATCGATACTGGTTCAAGAATGGTTATTGTAGGAGAGAATGGAATGGGGAAATCAACCCTTTTAAGATTACTAACTCAAAACATCTTTCCAGATAGTGGTAAAGTAACTCTTCATCCAGCACTTAAAATAGGGTATTTTGCACAACATCATTTGGATCATTTAGATCATGAACAAGGGGCACTCTCACTTCTTATGAAAACTTATGATGAAGAAACTAGTAGAGCAGCTTTATCTAATTTTGGATTAcaaattaataatcaaaaaattggcACATTATCTGGAGGACAGAAATCTAGGCTAGCATTTGCATTACTAAGTCTAGAAAAGCCAAACATGCTTATTATGGATGAGCCTACTAATCATTTAGATATGGAAACAATTGATGCTTTAGCAGATGCATTGATTAATTTTGAAGGTGCCGTTATTTGTGTTTCACATGACTTGGCTTTTATTCAAAAAGTTTTTAATGAAGTTTACATATGTGAAAATCAAGAACTTACATTTTTCCGTGGATCACCTCTTGATTATAAAGAATCAATTAAAgagcattaa
- the LOC143922182 gene encoding uncharacterized protein LOC143922182 gives MSAVELTWKNLILETKTNKRILDDVSGQVSPGTITAIIGPSGSGKTTLLNSLAGRNTKTLTLEGEILANGNPRDTNNWSKTIAYVNQQLIAFDHQTVYETLKFAADAKLSEDEDTLQEIENTINMLSLQKIRDSTLSTLSGGERMKLAIGIEYLGNPSILFLDEPTSGLDSSSALNILDILQKLSKLNKTIVLTIHQPSYEMLQKINKLILMTAGVTVFDGSIKDCIDFFDEAGFKIPKNTNPATFFLDTIDINATYEDAKKITRVSIFIQLTGAISLEFQTKNNLDIKKRRGTRQEPEEV, from the exons ATGTCCGCCGTAGAATTAACgtggaaaaatttaattttagagaCTAAAACTAACAAAAGGATTCTCGATGATGTTTCGGGGCAAGTTAGCCCTGGGACTATTACGGCGATAATTGGACCAAGTGGATCTGGTAAAACAACACTTTTGAATTCTCTCGCTGGGCGTAATACAAAGACTTTGACATTAGAAGGAGAAATATTAGCCAATGGCAACCCTAGGGATACTAACAACTGGTCAAAAACTATTGCTTATGTTAACCAACAATTAATTGCTTTTGATCATCAAACTGTCTATGAGACTTTAAAGTTTGCTGCTGATGCTAAATTAAGTGAAGATGAAGATACTTTACAAGAGATTGAGAATACAATAAACATGCTTAGTTTGCAAAAAATTAGAGATTCTACACTTAGCACGTTGAGTGGTGGTGAAAGAATGAAATTAGCTATTGGCATTGAATATTTGGGAAATCCATCAATTTTGTTTTTAGATGAGCCAACTAGTGGCTTAGATTCTTCTAGTGCGTTAaatattttggatattttacAGAAATtgagtaaattaaataaaacaattgtttTAACAATACATCAGCCATCGTATGAAATGCTACAGAAAATCAACAAATTGATTTTAATGACTGCTGGGGTAACCGTTTTTGATGGATCAATTAAGGATTgtattgatttctttgatgAAGCAGGATTTAAAATACCTAAAAATACAAATCCGGCTACTTTCTTTTTAGATACAATTGATATTAACGCGACCTATGAAGATGCTAAAAAGATTACAA GAGTAAGTATATTTATTCAACTGACAGGTGCTATCTCACTAGAATTCCagactaaaaataatttagataTCAAAAAGAGAAGAGGGACTCGACAAGAGCCCGAAGAAGTTTAA